The Micromonospora sp. WMMD961 genome has a segment encoding these proteins:
- a CDS encoding discoidin domain-containing protein — protein sequence MANHTTGTPHHLRHPTRAGLAAIAAALLAATSLTALAVTGTATPASAAGLSPFDIPNRGATVPFVEQEAEKAAHNGTKIGPDRRYGTLPSEASGREAVTLDAVGEYVEFTLTAPANAVTFRYSLPDSPAGTGRDAAIDLRANGSLLKSVPVTSRYGWYYGGYPFNNNPGDTNPHHFYDETRAMFGSTQPAGTKIRFQVSSTAQSPTFTIDLADFELVAPAITKPSGVIDVVTDFGADPSGATDSTAKFQAAVDAGKAQGRAVWIPTGTFTLWDHVVVDGVTLRGAGPWYSVLGGRHPTERNRSVGIYGKYVPGGGYTGPVRAHEANGPSRNVTLRDFAIIGDIRERVDDDQVNALGGAMTNSVVDNLWLENTKVGAWMDGPMDNFTIRNSRILDQTADGVNFHTGVTNSTVTNTFVRNTGDDALAMWAQSVPNVNNSFTRNTIGVTLLANHLVSYGGRDITITDNVTADSLTNGGGIHVANRYPGVQGDTAVRGTWTIARNTLIRNGNSDYNWNFGVGAIWFSALNESFQQATINITDTDILDSSYAALHWIEGQTSGINLNNVRIDGAGTYALQVQAPSQVSFTNVRATNIAQSNPMHNCVGGGFQITQGSGNSGWYTPTPYCGPWPNPQWGGGPTSPPPTTTPPPTTPPPTTPPPTSGNLALNRSTTATSTNQNYAAGNVVDGNAASYWESANNAFPQSITIDLGASRSVDRVVLKLPSGWEQRTQTLSVLGSADGSSYSTLASSASRVFTPGSGNTVSIGLPSGARRYLRVTVTGNTGWPAAQLSEVEVYGGTTTTPPPTTTPPPTTPPPTTTPPPSGNLAAGRSITETSHSDVYAAPNAVDGNPNTYWESANNAFPQSLTVDLGADRSVSRVVLKLPPSSAWQTRTQTLAVLGSTNGSSFTTVKASAGYTFNPASGNTATVTFTATNQRYLRLTVTGNSGWPAGQLSEFEVYSS from the coding sequence ATGGCCAACCACACCACCGGCACCCCGCACCACCTTCGACACCCGACCCGGGCAGGGTTGGCCGCCATTGCCGCCGCCCTGCTCGCCGCCACCTCGTTGACCGCTCTCGCGGTCACCGGCACCGCAACCCCGGCCTCGGCGGCCGGGCTGTCCCCCTTCGACATCCCCAACCGGGGCGCCACAGTGCCGTTCGTCGAGCAGGAGGCGGAGAAGGCCGCCCACAACGGCACGAAGATCGGCCCGGACCGCCGCTACGGCACGCTGCCGTCCGAGGCGTCCGGCCGGGAGGCGGTGACCCTCGACGCCGTCGGCGAGTACGTCGAATTCACCCTCACCGCCCCGGCCAACGCGGTCACCTTCCGGTACAGCCTGCCGGACAGCCCGGCCGGCACGGGCCGGGACGCCGCCATCGACCTGCGGGCCAACGGGTCGCTTTTGAAGTCGGTCCCGGTGACGTCGCGGTACGGCTGGTACTACGGCGGATACCCGTTCAACAACAACCCGGGCGACACCAACCCGCACCACTTCTACGACGAGACCCGGGCGATGTTCGGCAGCACCCAGCCGGCCGGCACGAAGATCCGGTTCCAGGTCTCCTCGACCGCGCAGTCGCCCACGTTCACCATCGACCTGGCCGACTTCGAGCTGGTAGCCCCGGCGATCACGAAGCCCTCCGGCGTCATCGACGTGGTCACCGACTTCGGTGCCGACCCGAGCGGCGCGACCGACTCGACCGCGAAGTTCCAGGCGGCCGTCGACGCCGGTAAGGCCCAGGGCCGGGCGGTCTGGATCCCGACCGGGACCTTCACCCTCTGGGACCACGTGGTGGTCGACGGGGTGACGCTGCGTGGCGCCGGCCCCTGGTACTCGGTGCTCGGCGGCCGGCACCCCACCGAGCGGAACCGGTCCGTCGGCATCTACGGGAAGTACGTCCCCGGTGGCGGCTACACCGGCCCGGTGCGCGCGCACGAGGCGAACGGGCCCAGCCGCAACGTCACCCTGCGGGACTTCGCCATCATCGGCGACATCCGCGAGCGGGTCGACGACGACCAGGTCAACGCGCTGGGCGGGGCGATGACGAACTCGGTGGTCGACAACCTGTGGTTGGAGAACACCAAGGTCGGGGCGTGGATGGACGGCCCGATGGACAACTTCACCATCCGCAACAGCCGGATCCTGGACCAGACCGCGGACGGGGTGAACTTCCACACCGGCGTGACCAACTCGACGGTGACCAACACCTTCGTCCGCAACACCGGCGACGACGCGTTGGCGATGTGGGCGCAGAGCGTGCCGAACGTCAACAACTCCTTCACCCGCAACACCATCGGCGTGACCCTGCTGGCGAACCACCTGGTCAGCTACGGCGGTCGGGACATCACGATCACCGACAACGTGACGGCCGACTCGCTGACCAACGGCGGCGGCATCCACGTCGCGAACCGTTACCCGGGTGTGCAGGGCGACACCGCGGTCCGCGGCACCTGGACGATCGCCCGCAACACGTTGATCCGCAACGGCAACTCGGACTACAACTGGAACTTCGGCGTCGGGGCGATCTGGTTCTCCGCCCTCAACGAGTCGTTCCAGCAGGCCACCATCAACATCACCGACACCGACATCCTGGACAGCTCGTACGCGGCGCTGCACTGGATCGAGGGCCAGACCAGCGGCATCAACCTCAACAACGTACGCATCGACGGCGCCGGCACGTACGCGCTCCAGGTGCAGGCACCCAGCCAGGTGTCCTTCACCAACGTGCGGGCCACCAACATCGCGCAGAGCAACCCGATGCACAACTGCGTGGGCGGTGGCTTCCAGATCACCCAGGGCTCGGGGAACTCCGGCTGGTACACCCCGACCCCGTACTGCGGCCCGTGGCCGAACCCGCAGTGGGGTGGCGGACCCACCTCGCCGCCGCCCACCACGACCCCGCCTCCCACGACCCCGCCGCCGACCACGCCACCCCCGACCAGCGGGAACCTGGCGCTGAACCGGTCGACGACCGCCACCAGCACCAACCAGAACTACGCGGCGGGCAACGTGGTGGACGGCAACGCGGCCAGCTACTGGGAGAGCGCCAACAACGCGTTCCCGCAGTCGATCACCATCGACCTGGGCGCGTCCCGGTCCGTCGACCGGGTGGTGCTCAAGCTGCCCAGCGGTTGGGAGCAACGCACCCAGACGCTGTCGGTGCTCGGCTCCGCCGACGGGTCGTCGTACTCCACGCTGGCGTCGTCCGCCAGCCGGGTCTTCACCCCCGGCTCGGGCAACACCGTGTCGATCGGGCTGCCCTCCGGTGCCCGCCGCTACCTCCGGGTCACCGTCACCGGCAACACCGGCTGGCCGGCCGCGCAGCTCTCCGAGGTCGAGGTGTACGGCGGCACGACCACCACACCACCGCCGACCACCACCCCGCCCCCGACCACCCCGCCACCCACGACCACCCCGCCACCCAGCGGCAACCTGGCGGCCGGGCGGTCGATCACCGAGACCAGCCACTCCGACGTGTACGCCGCCCCCAACGCGGTGGACGGCAACCCGAACACCTACTGGGAGAGCGCCAACAACGCCTTCCCGCAGTCACTGACCGTGGACCTGGGTGCCGACCGGTCGGTGTCCCGGGTGGTGCTGAAACTCCCACCGTCGTCGGCCTGGCAGACGCGTACGCAGACGCTGGCGGTGCTCGGCTCCACCAACGGCTCGTCGTTCACCACGGTGAAGGCGTCCGCCGGCTACACCTTCAACCCGGCCAGCGGCAACACGGCCACCGTGACCTTCACGGCGACCAACCAGCGGTACCTGCGACTCACCGTCACCGGCAACAGCGGCTGGCCGGCCGGCCAGCTCAGCGAGTTCGAGGTCTATTCCAGCTAG
- a CDS encoding discoidin domain-containing protein, with product MFSNGTRRGTPPLGAPNPVPRTGHRRLLASVLAGMLLATAPVVIPAANAAPAVDPVAAAARMAMLAGLSATMTASSYNQNYVAGNANDGNASTYWESANNAFPQWIQADLGATVSVDRVVLKLPPASDWQTRTQTLSVLGSTNGSSFTTLKASAGYTFNPSSGNTATVSFTAASTRYVRVQVTGNTGWPAAQFSEVEVYGATGSTDTQAPSVPGNLAYTQPASGQIRLTWSASTDNVGVTGYDVYANGALRGSVNGSTLTYTDSQSASATVSYYVRAKDAAGNQSANSNTVTRTGTGNPPTGSNLAIGKPITASGYVHTFVATNANDNNVATYWEGNGNPSTLTVQLGANASLSQIVLKLNPDSAWGTRTQNITVLGRDQGSSSFTTLVGAANYTFNPGSGNTVTIPVSGAAADVRLSIASNTGAPAGQVAEFQVFGTPAPNPDLTVTGMSFSPSAPVETSTITLSATVRNAGSAASGATNVNFYLGSTRVGTASVGSLASGASTTVSASIGTRDAGSYPLSAKVDESNTVVEQDDTNNSYTNPSPLVVAAVASSDLVASAVAWSPGNPSAGNTVTFSVSIRNAGNQASASGAHGITLTVLNESGTVVRTLAGSYSGVINAGATVGPINLGTWTAANGKYTVRVVLAVDGNELPVKQANNTSDRPLFVGRGANMPYDMYEAEDGAIGGGASVVGPNREIGDLAGEASGRRAVTLNSTGSYVEFTTRASTNTLVTRFSIPDAPGGGGINSTLNVYVNGTFHKAIDLTSRYAWLYGNEASPGNSPSAGGPRHIYDEANVMLNSTVPAGSKIRLQKDPANTTTYAIDFINTEQVSPIANPDPSRYTTPTGFTHQDVQNALDRVRMDTTGNLVGVYLPAGNYSTSSKFQVYGKAVQVTGAGPWYTRFNAPSGQDNTDIGFRAEASAANSSFKNFAYFGNYTSRIDGPGKVFDFSNVSNIVIDNIWNEHMVCLYWGANTDYMTIKNSRIRNMFADGINMTNGSTNNLVSNNDARATGDDSFALFSAIDAGGADMKDNIYENLTSTLTWRAAGVAVYGGYGNTFRNIYIADTLVYSGITISSLDFGYPMNGFGANPPTRFENISIVRAGGHFWGGQTFPAIWVFSASKVFQGIRVSDVDIVDPTYSGIMFQTNYVGGQPQNPITDTVFTNVSISGARKSGDAYDAKSGFAIWANPMPEAGQGPAVGSVTFNNLRLSNNAVDIQNPTSTFTIIRN from the coding sequence ATGTTCAGCAACGGCACCAGACGAGGCACGCCGCCGCTCGGCGCGCCCAATCCCGTCCCCCGCACGGGCCACCGACGGCTGCTCGCCAGCGTGCTCGCCGGGATGCTCCTCGCCACCGCCCCGGTCGTCATCCCCGCGGCGAACGCGGCACCGGCGGTCGACCCGGTCGCCGCCGCCGCGCGGATGGCCATGCTCGCCGGGCTCTCCGCGACGATGACCGCCAGCAGCTACAACCAGAACTACGTGGCGGGCAACGCCAACGACGGCAACGCGTCGACCTACTGGGAGAGCGCCAACAACGCGTTCCCGCAGTGGATCCAGGCTGACCTGGGCGCCACGGTCAGCGTGGACCGGGTGGTGCTCAAGCTGCCACCCGCGTCGGACTGGCAGACCCGCACCCAGACGCTGTCGGTGCTCGGCTCGACCAACGGCTCGTCCTTCACCACCCTGAAGGCGTCCGCCGGCTACACCTTCAACCCGAGCAGCGGCAACACCGCGACGGTCAGCTTCACCGCCGCCAGCACCCGCTACGTGCGGGTGCAGGTCACCGGCAACACCGGCTGGCCGGCCGCGCAGTTCTCCGAGGTCGAGGTGTACGGCGCCACCGGCAGCACCGACACCCAGGCCCCGAGCGTTCCCGGCAACCTGGCGTACACCCAGCCGGCCAGCGGGCAGATCCGGCTCACCTGGTCAGCGTCCACCGACAACGTCGGGGTGACCGGCTACGACGTCTACGCCAACGGCGCGCTGCGCGGCAGCGTCAACGGCTCGACGCTCACGTACACCGACAGTCAGTCGGCCAGTGCCACCGTCTCGTACTACGTGCGGGCCAAGGACGCGGCCGGGAACCAGTCGGCGAACAGCAACACCGTGACCCGGACCGGCACCGGCAACCCGCCGACCGGTAGCAACCTGGCGATCGGCAAACCGATCACCGCCTCCGGGTACGTGCACACGTTCGTGGCCACCAACGCCAACGACAACAACGTGGCCACCTACTGGGAGGGCAACGGCAACCCGAGCACGCTGACCGTGCAGCTCGGCGCGAACGCCAGCCTCAGCCAGATCGTGCTCAAGCTGAACCCGGACTCGGCCTGGGGTACGCGTACGCAGAACATCACGGTGCTCGGCCGGGACCAGGGTTCGTCGAGCTTCACCACCCTGGTCGGCGCGGCGAACTACACCTTCAACCCGGGCAGCGGCAACACGGTGACCATCCCGGTCTCCGGTGCTGCGGCGGACGTACGGCTCTCGATCGCCTCGAACACCGGCGCCCCGGCCGGGCAGGTGGCCGAGTTCCAGGTCTTCGGCACCCCCGCGCCGAACCCGGACCTGACCGTCACCGGCATGTCGTTCAGCCCGTCCGCACCGGTCGAGACCAGCACGATCACCCTCTCGGCCACCGTGCGCAACGCCGGCTCGGCGGCCTCCGGCGCGACGAACGTCAACTTCTACCTGGGCTCCACCCGGGTCGGGACCGCCTCGGTCGGCAGCCTCGCCTCCGGCGCCTCGACCACTGTCAGCGCCAGCATCGGCACCCGTGACGCGGGCAGCTACCCGCTCAGCGCGAAGGTCGACGAGTCGAACACCGTCGTCGAGCAGGACGACACCAACAACAGCTACACCAACCCCAGCCCGCTGGTCGTCGCCGCGGTCGCCAGCTCCGACCTCGTCGCCTCGGCGGTCGCCTGGTCGCCGGGCAACCCGTCGGCGGGCAACACGGTGACCTTCTCCGTGTCCATCCGCAACGCCGGCAACCAGGCTTCCGCGTCCGGTGCGCACGGCATCACCCTGACCGTGCTCAACGAGTCCGGCACCGTGGTCCGTACCCTGGCCGGCTCGTACTCCGGCGTGATCAACGCCGGCGCCACGGTCGGGCCGATCAACCTGGGCACCTGGACCGCCGCGAACGGCAAGTACACCGTCCGGGTGGTGCTCGCCGTGGACGGCAACGAGCTGCCGGTGAAGCAGGCCAACAACACCAGTGACCGCCCCCTCTTCGTCGGTCGCGGCGCCAACATGCCCTACGACATGTACGAGGCCGAGGACGGTGCGATCGGCGGTGGCGCCAGCGTCGTCGGGCCGAACCGGGAGATCGGCGACCTGGCCGGCGAGGCGTCCGGTCGGCGGGCGGTGACCCTCAACTCGACCGGCAGCTACGTCGAGTTCACCACCCGGGCCAGCACCAACACGCTGGTCACCCGCTTCTCCATCCCGGACGCACCGGGCGGCGGCGGCATCAACTCGACGCTGAACGTCTACGTCAACGGCACGTTCCACAAGGCCATCGACCTGACGTCCCGGTACGCCTGGCTCTACGGCAACGAGGCCAGCCCGGGCAACTCACCGAGCGCGGGCGGACCGCGGCACATCTACGACGAAGCCAACGTCATGCTCAACTCCACCGTCCCGGCCGGCAGCAAGATCCGCCTGCAGAAGGACCCGGCCAACACCACCACGTACGCGATCGACTTCATCAACACCGAGCAGGTGTCGCCGATCGCCAACCCGGACCCGTCCCGCTACACCACGCCGACCGGCTTCACCCACCAGGACGTGCAGAACGCCCTGGACCGGGTGCGGATGGACACCACCGGCAACCTGGTCGGGGTGTACCTGCCGGCCGGAAACTACTCCACCTCGTCGAAGTTCCAGGTGTACGGCAAGGCGGTCCAGGTGACCGGCGCCGGCCCCTGGTACACCCGGTTCAATGCCCCGTCGGGCCAGGACAACACCGACATCGGCTTCCGGGCCGAGGCGTCGGCGGCGAACTCGTCGTTCAAGAACTTCGCCTACTTCGGTAACTACACCTCGCGCATCGACGGCCCGGGCAAGGTGTTCGACTTCTCCAACGTGTCGAACATCGTGATCGACAACATCTGGAACGAGCACATGGTGTGCCTCTACTGGGGCGCGAACACCGACTACATGACGATCAAGAACTCCCGGATCCGCAACATGTTTGCCGACGGCATCAACATGACCAACGGGAGCACCAACAACCTGGTCAGCAACAACGACGCCCGGGCCACCGGCGACGACAGCTTCGCGCTGTTCTCGGCGATCGACGCGGGCGGCGCCGACATGAAGGACAACATCTACGAGAACCTGACCTCGACCCTCACCTGGCGGGCCGCAGGCGTGGCCGTCTACGGCGGGTACGGCAACACGTTCCGCAACATCTACATCGCGGACACCCTGGTCTACTCGGGCATCACCATCAGCTCGCTCGACTTCGGCTACCCGATGAACGGCTTCGGTGCCAACCCGCCGACCCGGTTCGAGAACATCTCGATCGTGCGGGCCGGTGGGCACTTCTGGGGTGGGCAGACCTTCCCGGCGATCTGGGTCTTCTCGGCCTCGAAGGTGTTCCAGGGCATCCGGGTCAGCGATGTCGACATCGTCGATCCGACGTACAGCGGCATCATGTTCCAGACCAACTACGTCGGCGGGCAACCGCAGAACCCGATCACCGACACGGTCTTCACCAACGTCTCGATCAGCGGTGCCCGGAAGAGCGGGGACGCCTACGACGCGAAGTCCGGCTTCGCCATCTGGGCGAACCCGATGCCGGAAGCCGGGCAGGGTCCGGCCGTCGGGTCGGTCACCTTCAACAACCTCCGGTTGAGCAACAACGCGGTGGATATCCAGAACCCCACCTCGACGTTCACCATCATCCGCAACTGA